In one window of Drosophila ananassae strain 14024-0371.13 chromosome XR, ASM1763931v2, whole genome shotgun sequence DNA:
- the LOC6505065 gene encoding rab11 family-interacting protein 1 isoform X2, with protein MWSPTHCNVTVLRARGLQTKGKNGTNNCFVTIALGKEKYQTSVKDKSEPSVNWNEECELKIPDQGNRAELTLTCLHRNNLSLDEFLGQVTLPLNEMDVYDRPRAKWFKLESKPGKEKKNKERGELEVRIAFVVKSGSLTDLSKKDKHKSSIGQLASSVGGSLLSIGNGEKRRSIKKLAGSLSSKLHIRSKKKQEAGGDDSSSFGGSFASLGTPNSSTGRGQNGGSGRRRGGQRAGEADPGVISEDEDEFVFDNLSHKSSGSSLNIQRSGLQPPAAGTPNFAPRHPSPLLNNNNGVSSAAAKGKPAGRPATLDEDDVPIDAEMEQLELDFSVRAHARANSSAVGGGGGGAGIGGGLASTLPPSKPPRIPEQLEREREREREKEREQDREREREQKLEMERKKQQELDATTDEWASKLYGGGKFLEIGTSDSLKRRSWEARVPIPASTDEPPPVPTSSSSSSSSSESDEEEPEVVAKPPSPKAAAPPPPSQPETQIPSVSTPVVVPVPVVSTPKVPTPVVSSPVVSSPVVPSLGVPAPLASSSSLFSPEVEHRNFDTFNASFAKFEQRNSTAIFADEPELEDLEPEPERIAPTPTARPKPQPRVLIDPRAEEEKARQQRAEEDARLEAELRLNEERLREEEAALQRELEEEEAEREREREQELERQKLEEQRRREAKRWEEDQRLLSFAKRSTSLEEPPVPVPVPVVGTKIIVPVDPEAEVDIELDQEPEHNFLTPEQSPKEFQTNGGEKRLGKFKYGNKRDKYNNENDSNSPSPKATERIIIGHEKSQSHADRRSEISAQLAKKYEGKSREELMLIANGMENEALLQRQRVKELEDYLDNLLLRVMETHPKILQNPYSRTTSAKSG; from the exons ATGTGGAGTCCAACGCACTGCAATGTAACGG tgcTGCGGGCGCGGGGGTTGCAGACCAAGGGCAAGAATGGCACCAACAACTGCTTCGTCACCATCGCCCTGGGCAAGGAGAAGTACCAGACCTCGGTCAAGGACAAGTCCGAGCCGAGTGTCAACTGGAACGAGGAGTGCGAGCT AAAAATCCCTGATCAGGGCAATCGCGCCGAACTCACTCTGACCTGCCTGCACAGGAACAACCTGAGCCTGGACGAGTTCCTCGGTCAGGTGACTCTGCCCCTCAACGAGATGGACGTCTATGACCGGCCCAGGGCCAAGTGGTTCAAGCTGGAGAGCAAGCCCGGCAAGGAGAAGAAGAACAAGGAGCGTGGTGAACTGGAGGTGCGCATCGCCTTTGTGGTCAAGTCCGGCTCGCTGACCGATCTCAGCAAGAAGGACAAGCACAAGTCTTCCATCGGCCAGCTGGCCAGTTCCGTCGGCGGCAGTCTGCTGTCCATCGGCAATGGAGAGAAGCGGCGTAGCATCAAGAAGCTGGCCGGATCGCTAAGCTCCAAACTGCACATCCGCAGCAAGAAGAAACAGGAGGCGGGCGGCGATGATAGCAGTTCGTTTGGCGGCTCCTTTGCCAGCCTGGGCACGCCCAACAGCTCGACGGGAAGGGGCCAGAACGGCGGCAGTGGCCGGCGACGTGGCGGCCAGAGGGCGGGCGAAGCAGATCCTGGGGTGATTAgcgaggatgaggatgagttTGTGTTCGACAATCTATCGCACAAGAGCTCTGGCAGTTCGCTGAACATCCAGCGGTCGGGACTGCAGCCTCCGGCGGCCGGTACGCCCAACTTCGCCCCACGGCATCCGTCGCCCTTgctgaacaacaacaacggagTGAGCAGCGCGGCGGCCAAAGGTAAGCCAGCGGGTAGGCCAGCAACCCTCGATGAGGACGATGTGCCCATCGACGCGGAGATGGAACAGCTTGAGCTCGATTTCAGTGTCCGTGCCCATGCTCGTGCGAATTCCAGCGCagtcggaggaggaggaggtggagctgGTATTGGAGGTGGACTTGCCAGTACTCTCCCACCATCAAAGCCACCGCGTATTCCGGAACAGCTGGAGAGGGAGCGGGAGCGTGAAAGGGAGAAGGAACGTGAACAGGATCGGGAACGGGAACGGGAACAGAAGCTGGAGATGGAGCGGAAGAAGCAGCAGGAGTTGGACGCCACCACGGACGAGTGGGCCTCCAAGCTGTATGGCGGTGGAAAGTTCCTGGAGATTGGAACTAGTGATTCCCTGAAACGACGCAGCTGGGAGGCTCGTGTCCCGATCCCCGCCAGCACCGACGAACCGCCGCCAGTGCCCACGTCCAGTTCGTCGTCTAGTTCGAGCTCGGAAAGTGACGAAGAGGAGCCGGAGGTGGTAGCGAAGCCaccatcacccaaggcagcagcaccaccaccaccatcccAACCTGAAACCCAGATTCCTTCAGTTAGCACTCCAGTGGTGGTGCCAGTTCCAGTGGTGTCCACCCCGAAAGTGCCCACTCCTGTGGTGTCTTCGCCTGTGGTGTCCTCTCCGGTGGTGCCTTCCCTGGGAGTGCCCGCTCCACTGGCCTCCTCTTCGTCCCTTTTCTCGCCCGAGGTAGAGCACCGCAACTTCGACACCTTCAACGCCAGCTTCGCCAAGTTCGAGCAGCGCAACAGCACTGCCATCTTCGCGGACGAGCCGGAGCTGGAGGACCtggagccagagccagaacGGATAGCCCCCACGCCCACAGCACGCCCCAAGCCCCAGCCCAGGGTGCTGATCGATCCCCGggcggaggaggagaaggCCCGTCAGCAGCGGGCCGAGGAGGATGCCCGCCTGGAGGCGGAGCTCCGGCTGAACGAGGAGCGTCTGCGCGAAGAGGAGGCTGCCCTGCAGCGTgaactggaggaggaggaggcggaacGGGAGCGGGAACGCGAGCAGGAGCTGGAACGTCAGAAGCTGGAGGAGCAGCGACGTCGGGAGGCCAAGCGGTGGGAGGAGGATCAGCGCCTGCTGAGCTTCGCCAAGCGATCCACATCGCTGGAGGAACCGCCGGTGCCGGTGCCGGTGCCGGTGGTGGGCACCAAAATCATAGTGCCCGTGGACCCGGAGGCCGAGGTGGATATAGAGCTAGACCAGGAGCCGGAACACAATTTCCTAACGCCCGAGCAATCGCCCAAGGAGTTCCAGACGAACGGCGGCGAGAAGCGGCTGGGCAAGTTCAAGTACGGGAACAAGCGAG ataaatataataatgagAATGATAGCAACTCGCCCAGTCCCAAGGCCACGGAAAGGATCATAATTGGCCACGAGAAGTCACAATCGCATGCAGACCGTCGATCGGAGATCTCTGCccagttggccaaaaaatacGAAGGCAAATCCCGGGAG gaaCTAATGCTAATTGCCAATGGAATGGAGAATGAGGCTTTGCTGCAACGGCAGCGGGTTAAGGAACTGGAGGACTATCTGGATAACCTGCTGCTCCGGGTGATGGAGACACATCCGAAGATCCTGCAGAATCCCTACTCGCGCACCACATCCGCCAAGAG cGGTTAA
- the LOC6505065 gene encoding rab11 family-interacting protein 1 isoform X1, with product MWSPTHCNVTVLRARGLQTKGKNGTNNCFVTIALGKEKYQTSVKDKSEPSVNWNEECELKIPDQGNRAELTLTCLHRNNLSLDEFLGQVTLPLNEMDVYDRPRAKWFKLESKPGKEKKNKERGELEVRIAFVVKSGSLTDLSKKDKHKSSIGQLASSVGGSLLSIGNGEKRRSIKKLAGSLSSKLHIRSKKKQEAGGDDSSSFGGSFASLGTPNSSTGRGQNGGSGRRRGGQRAGEADPGVISEDEDEFVFDNLSHKSSGSSLNIQRSGLQPPAAGTPNFAPRHPSPLLNNNNGVSSAAAKGKPAGRPATLDEDDVPIDAEMEQLELDFSVRAHARANSSAVGGGGGGAGIGGGLASTLPPSKPPRIPEQLEREREREREKEREQDREREREQKLEMERKKQQELDATTDEWASKLYGGGKFLEIGTSDSLKRRSWEARVPIPASTDEPPPVPTSSSSSSSSSESDEEEPEVVAKPPSPKAAAPPPPSQPETQIPSVSTPVVVPVPVVSTPKVPTPVVSSPVVSSPVVPSLGVPAPLASSSSLFSPEVEHRNFDTFNASFAKFEQRNSTAIFADEPELEDLEPEPERIAPTPTARPKPQPRVLIDPRAEEEKARQQRAEEDARLEAELRLNEERLREEEAALQRELEEEEAEREREREQELERQKLEEQRRREAKRWEEDQRLLSFAKRSTSLEEPPVPVPVPVVGTKIIVPVDPEAEVDIELDQEPEHNFLTPEQSPKEFQTNGGEKRLGKFKYGNKRDKYNNENDSNSPSPKATERIIIGHEKSQSHADRRSEISAQLAKKYEGKSREELMLIANGMENEALLQRQRVKELEDYLDNLLLRVMETHPKILQNPYSRTTSAKSYKNYINMNDFLK from the exons ATGTGGAGTCCAACGCACTGCAATGTAACGG tgcTGCGGGCGCGGGGGTTGCAGACCAAGGGCAAGAATGGCACCAACAACTGCTTCGTCACCATCGCCCTGGGCAAGGAGAAGTACCAGACCTCGGTCAAGGACAAGTCCGAGCCGAGTGTCAACTGGAACGAGGAGTGCGAGCT AAAAATCCCTGATCAGGGCAATCGCGCCGAACTCACTCTGACCTGCCTGCACAGGAACAACCTGAGCCTGGACGAGTTCCTCGGTCAGGTGACTCTGCCCCTCAACGAGATGGACGTCTATGACCGGCCCAGGGCCAAGTGGTTCAAGCTGGAGAGCAAGCCCGGCAAGGAGAAGAAGAACAAGGAGCGTGGTGAACTGGAGGTGCGCATCGCCTTTGTGGTCAAGTCCGGCTCGCTGACCGATCTCAGCAAGAAGGACAAGCACAAGTCTTCCATCGGCCAGCTGGCCAGTTCCGTCGGCGGCAGTCTGCTGTCCATCGGCAATGGAGAGAAGCGGCGTAGCATCAAGAAGCTGGCCGGATCGCTAAGCTCCAAACTGCACATCCGCAGCAAGAAGAAACAGGAGGCGGGCGGCGATGATAGCAGTTCGTTTGGCGGCTCCTTTGCCAGCCTGGGCACGCCCAACAGCTCGACGGGAAGGGGCCAGAACGGCGGCAGTGGCCGGCGACGTGGCGGCCAGAGGGCGGGCGAAGCAGATCCTGGGGTGATTAgcgaggatgaggatgagttTGTGTTCGACAATCTATCGCACAAGAGCTCTGGCAGTTCGCTGAACATCCAGCGGTCGGGACTGCAGCCTCCGGCGGCCGGTACGCCCAACTTCGCCCCACGGCATCCGTCGCCCTTgctgaacaacaacaacggagTGAGCAGCGCGGCGGCCAAAGGTAAGCCAGCGGGTAGGCCAGCAACCCTCGATGAGGACGATGTGCCCATCGACGCGGAGATGGAACAGCTTGAGCTCGATTTCAGTGTCCGTGCCCATGCTCGTGCGAATTCCAGCGCagtcggaggaggaggaggtggagctgGTATTGGAGGTGGACTTGCCAGTACTCTCCCACCATCAAAGCCACCGCGTATTCCGGAACAGCTGGAGAGGGAGCGGGAGCGTGAAAGGGAGAAGGAACGTGAACAGGATCGGGAACGGGAACGGGAACAGAAGCTGGAGATGGAGCGGAAGAAGCAGCAGGAGTTGGACGCCACCACGGACGAGTGGGCCTCCAAGCTGTATGGCGGTGGAAAGTTCCTGGAGATTGGAACTAGTGATTCCCTGAAACGACGCAGCTGGGAGGCTCGTGTCCCGATCCCCGCCAGCACCGACGAACCGCCGCCAGTGCCCACGTCCAGTTCGTCGTCTAGTTCGAGCTCGGAAAGTGACGAAGAGGAGCCGGAGGTGGTAGCGAAGCCaccatcacccaaggcagcagcaccaccaccaccatcccAACCTGAAACCCAGATTCCTTCAGTTAGCACTCCAGTGGTGGTGCCAGTTCCAGTGGTGTCCACCCCGAAAGTGCCCACTCCTGTGGTGTCTTCGCCTGTGGTGTCCTCTCCGGTGGTGCCTTCCCTGGGAGTGCCCGCTCCACTGGCCTCCTCTTCGTCCCTTTTCTCGCCCGAGGTAGAGCACCGCAACTTCGACACCTTCAACGCCAGCTTCGCCAAGTTCGAGCAGCGCAACAGCACTGCCATCTTCGCGGACGAGCCGGAGCTGGAGGACCtggagccagagccagaacGGATAGCCCCCACGCCCACAGCACGCCCCAAGCCCCAGCCCAGGGTGCTGATCGATCCCCGggcggaggaggagaaggCCCGTCAGCAGCGGGCCGAGGAGGATGCCCGCCTGGAGGCGGAGCTCCGGCTGAACGAGGAGCGTCTGCGCGAAGAGGAGGCTGCCCTGCAGCGTgaactggaggaggaggaggcggaacGGGAGCGGGAACGCGAGCAGGAGCTGGAACGTCAGAAGCTGGAGGAGCAGCGACGTCGGGAGGCCAAGCGGTGGGAGGAGGATCAGCGCCTGCTGAGCTTCGCCAAGCGATCCACATCGCTGGAGGAACCGCCGGTGCCGGTGCCGGTGCCGGTGGTGGGCACCAAAATCATAGTGCCCGTGGACCCGGAGGCCGAGGTGGATATAGAGCTAGACCAGGAGCCGGAACACAATTTCCTAACGCCCGAGCAATCGCCCAAGGAGTTCCAGACGAACGGCGGCGAGAAGCGGCTGGGCAAGTTCAAGTACGGGAACAAGCGAG ataaatataataatgagAATGATAGCAACTCGCCCAGTCCCAAGGCCACGGAAAGGATCATAATTGGCCACGAGAAGTCACAATCGCATGCAGACCGTCGATCGGAGATCTCTGCccagttggccaaaaaatacGAAGGCAAATCCCGGGAG gaaCTAATGCTAATTGCCAATGGAATGGAGAATGAGGCTTTGCTGCAACGGCAGCGGGTTAAGGAACTGGAGGACTATCTGGATAACCTGCTGCTCCGGGTGATGGAGACACATCCGAAGATCCTGCAGAATCCCTACTCGCGCACCACATCCGCCAAGAG tTATAAAAATTACATCAATATGAATGACTTTCTTAAGTAA
- the LOC6505065 gene encoding rab11 family-interacting protein 1 isoform X4: MWSPTHCNVTVLRARGLQTKGKNGTNNCFVTIALGKEKYQTSVKDKSEPSVNWNEECELKIPDQGNRAELTLTCLHRNNLSLDEFLGQVTLPLNEMDVYDRPRAKWFKLESKPGKEKKNKERGELEVRIAFVVKSGSLTDLSKKDKHKSSIGQLASSVGGSLLSIGNGEKRRSIKKLAGSLSSKLHIRSKKKQEAGGDDSSSFGGSFASLGTPNSSTGRGQNGGSGRRRGGQRAGEADPGVISEDEDEFVFDNLSHKSSGSSLNIQRSGLQPPAAGTPNFAPRHPSPLLNNNNGVSSAAAKDKYNNENDSNSPSPKATERIIIGHEKSQSHADRRSEISAQLAKKYEGKSREELMLIANGMENEALLQRQRVKELEDYLDNLLLRVMETHPKILQNPYSRTTSAKSG; this comes from the exons ATGTGGAGTCCAACGCACTGCAATGTAACGG tgcTGCGGGCGCGGGGGTTGCAGACCAAGGGCAAGAATGGCACCAACAACTGCTTCGTCACCATCGCCCTGGGCAAGGAGAAGTACCAGACCTCGGTCAAGGACAAGTCCGAGCCGAGTGTCAACTGGAACGAGGAGTGCGAGCT AAAAATCCCTGATCAGGGCAATCGCGCCGAACTCACTCTGACCTGCCTGCACAGGAACAACCTGAGCCTGGACGAGTTCCTCGGTCAGGTGACTCTGCCCCTCAACGAGATGGACGTCTATGACCGGCCCAGGGCCAAGTGGTTCAAGCTGGAGAGCAAGCCCGGCAAGGAGAAGAAGAACAAGGAGCGTGGTGAACTGGAGGTGCGCATCGCCTTTGTGGTCAAGTCCGGCTCGCTGACCGATCTCAGCAAGAAGGACAAGCACAAGTCTTCCATCGGCCAGCTGGCCAGTTCCGTCGGCGGCAGTCTGCTGTCCATCGGCAATGGAGAGAAGCGGCGTAGCATCAAGAAGCTGGCCGGATCGCTAAGCTCCAAACTGCACATCCGCAGCAAGAAGAAACAGGAGGCGGGCGGCGATGATAGCAGTTCGTTTGGCGGCTCCTTTGCCAGCCTGGGCACGCCCAACAGCTCGACGGGAAGGGGCCAGAACGGCGGCAGTGGCCGGCGACGTGGCGGCCAGAGGGCGGGCGAAGCAGATCCTGGGGTGATTAgcgaggatgaggatgagttTGTGTTCGACAATCTATCGCACAAGAGCTCTGGCAGTTCGCTGAACATCCAGCGGTCGGGACTGCAGCCTCCGGCGGCCGGTACGCCCAACTTCGCCCCACGGCATCCGTCGCCCTTgctgaacaacaacaacggagTGAGCAGCGCGGCGGCCAAAG ataaatataataatgagAATGATAGCAACTCGCCCAGTCCCAAGGCCACGGAAAGGATCATAATTGGCCACGAGAAGTCACAATCGCATGCAGACCGTCGATCGGAGATCTCTGCccagttggccaaaaaatacGAAGGCAAATCCCGGGAG gaaCTAATGCTAATTGCCAATGGAATGGAGAATGAGGCTTTGCTGCAACGGCAGCGGGTTAAGGAACTGGAGGACTATCTGGATAACCTGCTGCTCCGGGTGATGGAGACACATCCGAAGATCCTGCAGAATCCCTACTCGCGCACCACATCCGCCAAGAG cGGTTAA
- the LOC6505065 gene encoding rab11 family-interacting protein 1 isoform X3, producing MWSPTHCNVTVLRARGLQTKGKNGTNNCFVTIALGKEKYQTSVKDKSEPSVNWNEECELKIPDQGNRAELTLTCLHRNNLSLDEFLGQVTLPLNEMDVYDRPRAKWFKLESKPGKEKKNKERGELEVRIAFVVKSGSLTDLSKKDKHKSSIGQLASSVGGSLLSIGNGEKRRSIKKLAGSLSSKLHIRSKKKQEAGGDDSSSFGGSFASLGTPNSSTGRGQNGGSGRRRGGQRAGEADPGVISEDEDEFVFDNLSHKSSGSSLNIQRSGLQPPAAGTPNFAPRHPSPLLNNNNGVSSAAAKDKYNNENDSNSPSPKATERIIIGHEKSQSHADRRSEISAQLAKKYEGKSREELMLIANGMENEALLQRQRVKELEDYLDNLLLRVMETHPKILQNPYSRTTSAKSYKNYINMNDFLK from the exons ATGTGGAGTCCAACGCACTGCAATGTAACGG tgcTGCGGGCGCGGGGGTTGCAGACCAAGGGCAAGAATGGCACCAACAACTGCTTCGTCACCATCGCCCTGGGCAAGGAGAAGTACCAGACCTCGGTCAAGGACAAGTCCGAGCCGAGTGTCAACTGGAACGAGGAGTGCGAGCT AAAAATCCCTGATCAGGGCAATCGCGCCGAACTCACTCTGACCTGCCTGCACAGGAACAACCTGAGCCTGGACGAGTTCCTCGGTCAGGTGACTCTGCCCCTCAACGAGATGGACGTCTATGACCGGCCCAGGGCCAAGTGGTTCAAGCTGGAGAGCAAGCCCGGCAAGGAGAAGAAGAACAAGGAGCGTGGTGAACTGGAGGTGCGCATCGCCTTTGTGGTCAAGTCCGGCTCGCTGACCGATCTCAGCAAGAAGGACAAGCACAAGTCTTCCATCGGCCAGCTGGCCAGTTCCGTCGGCGGCAGTCTGCTGTCCATCGGCAATGGAGAGAAGCGGCGTAGCATCAAGAAGCTGGCCGGATCGCTAAGCTCCAAACTGCACATCCGCAGCAAGAAGAAACAGGAGGCGGGCGGCGATGATAGCAGTTCGTTTGGCGGCTCCTTTGCCAGCCTGGGCACGCCCAACAGCTCGACGGGAAGGGGCCAGAACGGCGGCAGTGGCCGGCGACGTGGCGGCCAGAGGGCGGGCGAAGCAGATCCTGGGGTGATTAgcgaggatgaggatgagttTGTGTTCGACAATCTATCGCACAAGAGCTCTGGCAGTTCGCTGAACATCCAGCGGTCGGGACTGCAGCCTCCGGCGGCCGGTACGCCCAACTTCGCCCCACGGCATCCGTCGCCCTTgctgaacaacaacaacggagTGAGCAGCGCGGCGGCCAAAG ataaatataataatgagAATGATAGCAACTCGCCCAGTCCCAAGGCCACGGAAAGGATCATAATTGGCCACGAGAAGTCACAATCGCATGCAGACCGTCGATCGGAGATCTCTGCccagttggccaaaaaatacGAAGGCAAATCCCGGGAG gaaCTAATGCTAATTGCCAATGGAATGGAGAATGAGGCTTTGCTGCAACGGCAGCGGGTTAAGGAACTGGAGGACTATCTGGATAACCTGCTGCTCCGGGTGATGGAGACACATCCGAAGATCCTGCAGAATCCCTACTCGCGCACCACATCCGCCAAGAG tTATAAAAATTACATCAATATGAATGACTTTCTTAAGTAA